A stretch of DNA from Natrinema sp. HArc-T2:
TGTATATCGTCTTCATGGCGCTTTTGGTATTCGTCGCACAGGACGGGCGGTCGGACCCGAACATCCTGAATGCGCTCTGGAACCTGACCGCCGTCGGGGCGATGTTCATCCCACTGATCGCGCTGGTGACGGCATATCTTGCGATCGCCGGCGAACGCGAGTCCGGCGCGATCAAATACATGCTGTCGATCCCGAACGCGAGACGTGACGTCGTCCTCGGGAAATTCCTCACGCGAACGACCGTTGTCAGCGCGTCGATCATCGTCGCGTTCCTGATCGGTGGCGCACTGACACTGCTGTGGTACCCCGACCCCAAACTGGACGTCTTCGGAATCATGACGGCGCTGACGATCCTGTACGCGCTGACCTACGTCGCCGTCGCGATCGGCATCTCCGCAGCGACAGCCTCCCGGTCGCGTGCGATGGGGGGCTCGATCGCCTTTTTCTTCCTCACTAACGTGTTGAACGTTCTCGGCCCACTGCAACTCGCCATCGACTACGTGGCCAACGATCTCGCAGGCCTCGAGATCTCCGCGAACCAGATCATGTTCGTCCAGTCGGTGGTCAGTCCGACGGCGGCGTACGTCAACGCCACCGGATTGGCGTTCCCCGACGGGTTCAACAGCATTCCACAGGAGCTACCGTGGTTCCTGCAGGGCGAGACGATGCTCGTCATCCTGCTCGGGTGGCTCGTCGTCCCGCTCGCGCTCGGCATCTGGCAGTTCGAACGCGTCGATCTGGGCTAAGCGATGCCGTCACCACTGCCGTCAGGGCAGCAATCAGACGAATTCCTGTCGGTCAGTGCCGGCACACCCGCACCCTCCATGGGCTGAGCCGGTACCCAGTGACAGCAACCCGTCTCAGACGGTCTCCTATCAGTCAGTGACGATGCAACCGCGACTGCCTGCGGTTGCACCGGGAACTCGTTACAGCAAACCGTCTCAGGCAATGACGCCCGTCTTTTTCGCCACGTCTCGAGCCGCCCGCTCGTTCATCCCGTTGCCGAGGATCGTATAGCGATCACGGATCTCGTGGCAGGTCGTCAGCGCCTCGATGATCGTCTCGTCGTCGATGCCGAGTTCGGCAGCCGTCGTCGGCGCGTCGATGCTCGCGAGCGCGTCACGAATGTCCCGCCAGAGCCCGTCCTCGCCCTGATGGAGGTAGGCCGTCATGATCGAGCCGACGCCGACCTGGTGGCCGTGGAGTGCCGCACCGGGTGCCAGCCGGTCGAGCTGGTGGGAAAAGAGGTGTTCGGCCCCGCTCGCTGGTCGCGAGGAGCCGGCGATACTCATCGCGACACCAGAGGACATCAGCGCCTTGGTGACGACCCAGGCCGACTCCTCGAGCCCCGGTCGGATGAGATCCGCGTTGCCCACGAGGATTTCGGCGGTCATCTCGGAGAGCGCAGCGGCGTACTCTGAGAACTCCACGTCTTGCAGTCGGTTGGCGAGTCGCCAGTCCATCACCGCGGTGTAGTTCGAGATGATGTCGGCACAGCCGGCGGTCGTCAGCTCCCACGGCGCGTCCGCGAGGATTCCGGTGTCGGCGACGACCGCAAGCGGCGGCTCGGCGGCGACGCTATGGCGGGAATCGCCGTTCGGGACCGACCCGCGATTACTGACGATCCCGTCGTGACTCGCAGCGGTCGGCACGGAGCAAAAGCCCATATTGAGGTGATAGCTGGCCAATTTCGCGATATCGATGGCCTTGCCGCCGCCGATGCCGACGAGATAGGAGACGTCCTCTGCCTCGGCGACATCGATAACTCGCTCGACGGCGTCGAACGTCGCTTTCTCGATCGTCACCATCGCGGGCTCGATGCCGGCGGCCTCGAAATCGGCTGCGATCGGATCCGCGGCGACCTCGCGGGGCGTCGGACTCGTGACGAACAGCGGTCGCCCCTGTAAGTGGAGGTCGTCGACTACGTCGAGAACCTCGCTACGAACGCCGTGGCCGACGACGACG
This window harbors:
- a CDS encoding ABC transporter permease subunit, translating into MSTLAVAKKDFLDVRRAKLVWFVGALYIVFMALLVFVAQDGRSDPNILNALWNLTAVGAMFIPLIALVTAYLAIAGERESGAIKYMLSIPNARRDVVLGKFLTRTTVVSASIIVAFLIGGALTLLWYPDPKLDVFGIMTALTILYALTYVAVAIGISAATASRSRAMGGSIAFFFLTNVLNVLGPLQLAIDYVANDLAGLEISANQIMFVQSVVSPTAAYVNATGLAFPDGFNSIPQELPWFLQGETMLVILLGWLVVPLALGIWQFERVDLG
- a CDS encoding NAD(P)-dependent glycerol-1-phosphate dehydrogenase; this translates as MFEKSTWIRLPRNVVVGHGVRSEVLDVVDDLHLQGRPLFVTSPTPREVAADPIAADFEAAGIEPAMVTIEKATFDAVERVIDVAEAEDVSYLVGIGGGKAIDIAKLASYHLNMGFCSVPTAASHDGIVSNRGSVPNGDSRHSVAAEPPLAVVADTGILADAPWELTTAGCADIISNYTAVMDWRLANRLQDVEFSEYAAALSEMTAEILVGNADLIRPGLEESAWVVTKALMSSGVAMSIAGSSRPASGAEHLFSHQLDRLAPGAALHGHQVGVGSIMTAYLHQGEDGLWRDIRDALASIDAPTTAAELGIDDETIIEALTTCHEIRDRYTILGNGMNERAARDVAKKTGVIA